The following coding sequences are from one Eleginops maclovinus isolate JMC-PN-2008 ecotype Puerto Natales chromosome 11, JC_Emac_rtc_rv5, whole genome shotgun sequence window:
- the layna gene encoding layilin, with protein sequence MDLLTIFCYLLLLCFDPSAASSLITADIFEARGQRVCKAGKGKPCYKLAYFSELRRRLNFVDADLACRRDGGQLLSVESESEQKLVEQLITELRPTDGDFWIGLRRNHGEEESTSDCSPQYYWLDDSRSTFRNWHWDEPSCGYEVCVVMYHQPSAPPGLGGLYMFQWNDDNCETKNNFICKYTAEKPLEPSPSPNATQTHDLPSSVEPWNPNDPNQSRSTVLNLIYIIIPTIPLIVLFLTVMGVCCFKMLVRRRRKQQKSEVCQTDAGLCSSPVPTDVYNVIQSQKEDDLVSTRPHIKNTSFLCSSPDTPTGDYDNLGGRDTESGFVTLASTESGFCNFDLNDLSLGRRATRDFYDSSLGRPAKRDLHDSSVGGGTGPREFNDRSLGRRTTKSEHYGSGVYGDHVLYDGSIRGGSDLFDPKLMPGSHTVKADLYQTYTTSGKGDTYQTSLGTYGNRKSYQATLEYYRNGLNFDGGRRYYNEQEWINRENY encoded by the exons ATGGACCTGCTGACAATCTTCTGTTACCTCCTGCTTTTATGTTTCGATCCATCTGCAGCCTCAAGCCTCATTACAG CGGATATATTCGAAGCAAGAG gtcaaCGTGTGTGCAAAGCAGGAAAAGGGAAGCCGTGTTACAAGCTGGCCTATTTTTCCGAGCTCCGGCGGAGACTGAACTTCGTGGATGCGGATCTGGCCTGCAGACGGGACGGGGGGCAGCTGCTGAGCGTGGAGTCAGAGTCCGAGCAGAAGCTCGTGGAGCAGCTCATCACGGAGCTGCGACCAACAGACGGAGACTTCTGGATCGGTCTGCGCCGAAAccatggagaggaggagagcaccTCTGACTGCTCCCCACAGTACTACTGGCTGGACGACAGCAGGTCCACCTTCAG gaacTGGCACTGGGACGAGCCCTCATGCGGCtatgaggtgtgtgtggtgatgTACCACCAGCCGTCCGCTCCTCCCGGTCTAGGGGGGCTCTACATGTTCCAGTGGAACGACGATAATTGTGAAACTAAGAACAATTTCATCTGCAAATACACCGCAG AGAAGCCACTGGAACCTTCTCCGTCTCCCAACGCCACTCAAACAC ATGACTTGCCGTCCTCTGTGGAGCCGTGGAATCCAAATGACCCTAACCAGAGCAGAAGCACAG tcCTCAATTTGATTTACATCATCATTCCCACCATTCCCCTGATTGTGCTGTTCCTCACAGTGATGGGAGTCTGCTGCTTCAAAATGCTTGTCAGACG AAGGAGGAAACAGCAAAAATCAGAAGTCTGCCAGACAGATGCCGGCCTCTGCTCCAGCCCGGTTCCAACCGACGTCTACAACGTCATTCAGTCCCAGAAGGAGGACGACCTGGTTTCCACTCGCCCACACATCAAAAACACCTCCTTCCTATGCTCCTCCCCCGACACGCCGACAGGTGACTACGACAACCTGGGTGGTCGGGACACAGAGAGCGGCTTTGTGACGCTTGCCAGCACAGAGAGCGGCTTCTGCAACTTTGACCTCAATGACCTCAGCCTTGGGCGACGCGCTACCCGCGACTTCTACGACAGCAGCTTGGGCCGCCCGGCTAAGAGGGACCTACATGACAGCAGTGTGGGCGGCGGCACCGGGCCCCGAGAGTTTAACGACAGGAGTCTCGGTCGTCGTACGACAAAGAGTGAGCATTACGGCAGCGGTGTGTACGGAGACCATGTATTGTATGATGGCAGTATCAGGGGAGGCAGTGACCTGTTTGATCCCAAACTGATGCCTGGAAGTCACACGGTGAAAGCTGACCTCTATCAGACATATACCACCAGCGGCAAGGGAGACACTTACCAAACAAGCCTGGGAACCTATGGAAACCGAAAATCCTACCAAGCAACCCTGGAATACTACAGGAACGGCCTGAACTTCGATGGTGGGAGGAGATACTATAATGAACAAGAATGGATCAACAGAGAGAATTACTGA